In Candidatus Desulfatibia profunda, the sequence TTTCAAACTATCCCAATTGTATTCAGCCGGGATGCCGACGTCCTTTTTGTAAATCCTGCTGTATTCATCGGCCATCTTGAGAAACAGCAGGTAGGTAAGCTGCTCCAGATAATCGCCGTAACTGACGCCGTCATCCCGCAGCGTGTGGCAGAAACTCCAGACTTTTGAAACGATGCTTGCGGTGTTGTTCATTTCATTTTTTCTTTGTTTTCTTTGATTGCGGTTTTTTCCGGTCGGCGGCAGATAGGGTCTTTTCCGCCTTGATGCGCTCCAGCAGCTTTTCCGCCGAGTTTTTACCGGAAATCAACTCCGGGTGTTTTTCCCGCCAGTCTTTTGTCAGTTCCCCCGAAAAAGCCTTCTTTAAAATGCTCTGCCGCAGGGCTTCGGCCTTATTGAGGCTGTCTTCAATGGTTTGTTCAAGCTTGTCGCAGATGGACAGGCGGGATTCGATTTCGGAGACGATTTTACGTTGATCAATTATTGGCGGAATAGGGATATCAAGTGGAGCAATATTTTTTCTGTTTATCTGAGGCACATTCGACCCGTCATAAATGTTTGATAGATTTAATTTTTGGAACCAATAATATAGATAAAGAGAA encodes:
- a CDS encoding type I restriction-modification system subunit M N-terminal domain-containing protein — protein: MNNTASIVSKVWSFCHTLRDDGVSYGDYLEQLTYLLFLKMADEYSRIYKKDVGIPAEYNWDSLK